One part of the uncultured Celeribacter sp. genome encodes these proteins:
- a CDS encoding phage portal protein: protein MKLLSLFGGQAGETKVVECASPIPSVPRHGVRASVTGGAVAGSVSHPSTAVAFEGIGFGGGRSRVATLPRVSPELAQKHATVTGACAVIAGDLAKLPLQVFQRGKDGKARRVHDHPAEYLLNTESSAGVPANFARFGLSYSYCLRGRGFAFAPRDAGGELELIEAIRPDFVTVLRAGRSRFYEFEDGAGERRRVSGRVMVHLRYMAEDGWTGRSPIEVAAESLGIALAGQEAAARQASGESFKQIAKIAAFEEDDEAYERARARLKDHMRRDRDSGVLIVGSGDDFKSLGVSAADLQLLESRKFDREQIIALYRVPPSKMQMLENGVKANGEQQAIDYKSDCLTHWGGFVESGLTLGILSEGERRAGLYLRHNYDALLSATTKERYDALTKAVGGPFMTWQEARDIEDLPELPEGERPYPPSNMTREDKTEEDDGE, encoded by the coding sequence ATGAAGCTGTTGTCTTTGTTCGGTGGACAGGCCGGGGAGACGAAGGTTGTCGAATGCGCCAGCCCGATCCCATCGGTGCCGCGCCATGGCGTGCGTGCCTCCGTCACGGGTGGTGCGGTCGCCGGGTCTGTGTCGCACCCCTCCACGGCGGTGGCCTTTGAGGGCATCGGTTTTGGCGGTGGGCGCAGCCGGGTGGCGACCTTGCCGCGTGTGTCGCCGGAGCTGGCGCAAAAACATGCGACGGTGACCGGGGCCTGTGCGGTGATCGCGGGGGATCTGGCCAAACTGCCGTTGCAGGTGTTCCAGCGGGGCAAGGATGGGAAAGCCCGCCGGGTGCACGATCATCCGGCGGAATACCTGCTGAACACGGAAAGTTCGGCAGGAGTGCCCGCGAATTTTGCACGCTTTGGGTTGAGCTACTCCTATTGCCTGCGCGGACGCGGTTTTGCTTTTGCGCCGCGCGATGCGGGTGGTGAACTGGAACTTATCGAGGCCATTCGCCCGGACTTTGTGACTGTGCTGCGCGCCGGTCGCAGTCGGTTTTATGAATTTGAGGATGGTGCCGGGGAGCGCCGCCGGGTGTCGGGGCGGGTCATGGTGCACCTGCGCTATATGGCCGAGGACGGCTGGACCGGGCGCTCGCCCATCGAGGTGGCCGCAGAAAGTCTTGGCATCGCTCTGGCGGGTCAGGAGGCGGCGGCGCGTCAGGCCAGTGGCGAGTCCTTCAAGCAGATCGCGAAGATCGCGGCTTTCGAGGAAGACGACGAAGCCTATGAACGCGCACGGGCGCGTCTCAAGGATCACATGCGCCGGGATCGCGACAGCGGCGTGTTGATTGTCGGCAGCGGTGATGACTTCAAATCTCTCGGCGTGTCGGCAGCGGATCTGCAGCTGCTGGAAAGCCGCAAGTTCGACCGGGAACAGATCATCGCCCTCTACCGCGTGCCGCCTTCGAAGATGCAGATGCTTGAAAACGGTGTGAAGGCTAATGGCGAACAGCAGGCGATTGACTACAAATCGGATTGCCTGACGCATTGGGGCGGCTTTGTTGAAAGCGGGCTGACGCTGGGGATCTTGAGCGAAGGTGAACGCAGGGCCGGGCTGTACCTGCGCCACAACTATGACGCCTTGCTCTCGGCGACAACGAAAGAACGCTATGACGCGCTGACCAAAGCTGTCGGTGGTCCGTTCATGACCTGGCAAGAGGCGCGCGACATCGAAGACCTGCCAGAACTGCCCGAGGGCGAACGGCCTTATCCGCCGTCGAACATGACGCGCGAAGACAAGACAGAAGAGGATGACGGCGAATGA
- a CDS encoding S49 family peptidase — MTQTVASVLSRSGMLALDHALSQDLLAQNWPEVSQEGTQAAADDQLAAVAPERFHIERGVAVVPIRGVLTPNSLLLEKWLGWTTYRGLEETCATLAEDETVKTVVLDVNSGGGMVVGLRGAAAALSALAAVKTVQALVDPVAASAAYWLASQASEISMTKGAVVGSIGVGMGSVAYVQPGSSGGQFFEFTSTHARAKWPDPTTEEGRAEILRSLDETEAEFHVAVATARGIPIGELTQRLSVTEDPRDGGAVFGPEAAIKRGLADRTETRAAFYARILGPRTEAPKRGRAGRAAIARAQAAQAVSTI; from the coding sequence ATGACACAGACGGTTGCAAGCGTATTGAGCCGCAGCGGGATGCTGGCTTTGGATCATGCCCTTTCTCAGGATCTGCTGGCGCAGAACTGGCCTGAGGTCTCACAGGAGGGCACGCAGGCAGCAGCCGATGATCAACTGGCGGCGGTCGCACCGGAACGGTTCCACATTGAGCGCGGCGTGGCCGTGGTGCCGATCCGGGGCGTCCTGACGCCCAATTCGCTTCTTTTGGAAAAATGGCTGGGCTGGACGACCTATCGGGGCCTTGAAGAAACCTGCGCGACGCTTGCGGAGGACGAGACGGTCAAAACGGTTGTTCTCGACGTGAACAGCGGTGGCGGCATGGTGGTTGGTTTGCGTGGCGCGGCGGCGGCTTTGTCGGCTTTGGCTGCGGTAAAAACGGTACAGGCTCTGGTCGATCCTGTGGCGGCCTCGGCGGCCTATTGGCTGGCCAGTCAGGCCAGCGAGATCTCGATGACAAAGGGTGCGGTGGTCGGGTCTATCGGCGTGGGTATGGGCAGTGTCGCCTATGTGCAGCCGGGATCCTCGGGCGGGCAGTTTTTTGAGTTCACGTCCACGCATGCGCGGGCGAAATGGCCGGACCCGACCACCGAGGAAGGGCGCGCAGAAATCCTGCGCTCACTGGACGAAACCGAAGCGGAGTTCCATGTGGCGGTCGCGACCGCACGCGGTATTCCGATAGGCGAGCTGACCCAGCGTCTGTCGGTGACAGAGGATCCGCGCGATGGCGGTGCCGTCTTTGGCCCAGAGGCGGCTATCAAGCGTGGTCTGGCGGATCGCACGGAAACACGGGCCGCATTTTATGCGCGTATTCTTGGCCCGCGCACTGAAGCGCCTAAACGTGGCCGGGCAGGGCGTGCGGCCATCGCCCGCGCTCAGGCAGCGCAGGCCGTCTCCACAATCTGA
- a CDS encoding terminase TerL endonuclease subunit: MDPLDHPVTQYAISVVEGHEVAGALVRLQCERHLRDLEQGHERGLIFDCEAASAIVNFAGVLQHTVGPKAGSPLHLEPWQVFRHGSIFGWKYEDTGLRRFRSTYHQVGKKNGKTTDTSVPLLYSQILDGEAAPQAYIAATTRDQAGILFKEVKRIIKRNPLLRKLMVPGVSVIETPQVDGLISCLSRDGNSADGINPSFVARDEMHRWTDRELAETIVQSMIARAQPIDWVITTAGHDRQSLCGDLRGYAEAVLTGQVVDDGFFAFVAEPEKDCDPMDPVAWKMGNPNLGISKPLSAMEAAGKRALIIQAEMPNFKRFHLNLWTEGAQTWIAGEVWNKGDADKPFDVEQLFGREAWVGLDLSNKVDTTAIVVAVPVDGLIYLVCFTFLPSGPDGFVARAQKEKREYVGWRDEGWLEVHHGGVIDEELIEARLDWIKAKFDVQEVAYDPWGMRYLADRLDKKGFPLVEHRQGFASMSNPMKRVEELVAQNRLRHGGNPVLSWQIGNVHRDEDPAENVKPNKKRSTGRIDAAVATIMAVGRAEAGHRRKKSRGFETV; this comes from the coding sequence GTGGACCCGCTTGACCATCCGGTCACGCAATATGCAATTTCTGTCGTGGAAGGCCATGAGGTCGCCGGAGCGCTGGTGCGGCTCCAGTGCGAACGTCATTTGCGTGATCTGGAACAGGGCCATGAACGCGGGTTGATCTTTGACTGCGAAGCGGCCAGCGCCATAGTGAACTTTGCAGGTGTACTGCAGCATACGGTTGGACCCAAAGCGGGTTCTCCGCTGCATCTGGAGCCGTGGCAAGTGTTTCGCCATGGCTCGATTTTCGGGTGGAAATACGAGGATACGGGCCTGCGCCGGTTCCGGTCTACCTATCACCAGGTGGGCAAGAAGAACGGCAAAACCACGGACACCTCGGTGCCCTTGCTTTACTCGCAGATTCTCGATGGCGAGGCGGCGCCTCAGGCTTACATTGCGGCGACCACCCGCGATCAGGCCGGGATCCTCTTCAAAGAGGTTAAGCGGATCATCAAGCGCAACCCGCTCCTGCGCAAACTCATGGTGCCGGGGGTGTCGGTGATCGAGACCCCGCAGGTCGACGGGTTGATTTCCTGTCTGTCGAGGGACGGCAACAGCGCGGATGGGATCAACCCCTCTTTCGTGGCGCGCGACGAAATGCATCGCTGGACCGACCGGGAGTTGGCGGAAACCATCGTGCAGTCGATGATCGCGCGGGCGCAGCCGATTGACTGGGTGATCACCACGGCAGGCCATGACAGGCAGTCGCTGTGTGGCGATCTGCGCGGCTATGCCGAGGCGGTGCTGACCGGGCAGGTGGTCGATGATGGGTTCTTTGCCTTTGTGGCGGAGCCGGAGAAGGACTGCGATCCAATGGATCCGGTGGCCTGGAAGATGGGCAACCCCAACCTTGGTATCTCCAAGCCGCTCTCTGCGATGGAGGCGGCAGGCAAACGCGCGCTGATCATTCAGGCGGAAATGCCGAACTTCAAACGGTTCCACCTGAACCTCTGGACTGAAGGGGCGCAGACCTGGATTGCCGGGGAGGTCTGGAACAAGGGCGATGCAGACAAGCCGTTTGACGTCGAGCAGCTGTTTGGGCGGGAAGCCTGGGTGGGGCTGGATCTGTCAAACAAGGTGGACACCACGGCGATTGTCGTGGCGGTTCCGGTCGATGGGCTGATCTATCTCGTGTGCTTTACCTTCCTGCCTTCGGGGCCGGACGGGTTTGTGGCACGCGCCCAGAAAGAGAAGCGTGAATATGTCGGCTGGCGCGATGAAGGCTGGCTGGAGGTGCATCATGGCGGTGTCATTGATGAAGAGCTGATCGAGGCGCGGCTCGACTGGATCAAGGCCAAATTCGACGTTCAGGAAGTGGCCTATGACCCTTGGGGTATGCGCTATCTGGCGGACCGTCTGGATAAGAAGGGCTTTCCGCTGGTCGAGCACCGGCAGGGCTTTGCCTCGATGTCGAACCCGATGAAGCGTGTGGAAGAATTGGTAGCGCAAAACCGGCTGCGACATGGCGGCAACCCTGTGTTGTCCTGGCAGATCGGCAATGTGCACCGCGATGAAGATCCGGCGGAGAACGTCAAGCCGAATAAGAAACGGTCCACGGGTCGTATTGACGCGGCAGTGGCCACCATCATGGCGGTCGGTCGGGCGGAAGCCGGGCATCGCCGCAAGAAATCGAGGGGATTTGAGACGGTATGA
- a CDS encoding phage major capsid protein: protein MAKNIDDLRRDRKAAADSMQQLAGQISDLESAETPDAQAVETAQAEFDAAQARFEATNRAVQRAEVAEAAQAASASAGDTAAPATVPAAARNPEDAQAETALMVHALAATGGHKEGAVKRLETSGFGAVAATLVGADEASGGVLIPRAQVSKVIPMLRAKTVLDRCGARPVPVSAGELRNAKQTGRASAAYTDEIGEAAESNPTYEPASTTLKDLKSLVPVSNRLLERTEVAVAQMVLDDMLSAMALKRDIAGLRYDGTGLLPKGVRHWIEPENWLASVDASGVAAIDMALRAVVDRVEDADVPMLKPGWVMRASAKNFLASLKDQYGKPYYPTIDEKGMLKGYPIYTTSQIPKDLGVGGDETEITFGDWSELMIGEDDRIVISQSREAAYRDSNGNMQSAFQQGKTLILAVTANDFAPDHSEAFAGFNAQGWTLV, encoded by the coding sequence ATGGCAAAGAACATCGATGATCTGCGCCGTGACCGCAAAGCGGCTGCGGACAGCATGCAACAGCTGGCGGGGCAGATCTCAGATCTGGAAAGCGCCGAGACACCGGACGCGCAGGCAGTCGAAACGGCGCAGGCTGAGTTCGACGCAGCTCAGGCGCGCTTCGAGGCCACCAACCGCGCAGTTCAACGGGCCGAAGTCGCAGAAGCGGCACAGGCGGCCTCAGCCTCTGCTGGGGATACGGCAGCTCCGGCGACGGTGCCCGCTGCTGCGCGCAATCCTGAGGATGCGCAGGCGGAAACGGCGCTCATGGTGCATGCACTGGCGGCCACGGGTGGCCATAAAGAAGGGGCCGTCAAACGACTGGAAACCTCGGGCTTTGGTGCGGTTGCTGCCACCTTGGTTGGGGCTGACGAAGCGTCGGGCGGGGTGTTGATCCCCCGTGCACAGGTGTCGAAGGTGATCCCCATGCTGCGGGCTAAGACAGTTCTGGACCGCTGCGGTGCACGTCCGGTTCCTGTGTCGGCAGGTGAGCTGCGCAATGCCAAGCAAACCGGGCGCGCCAGCGCTGCCTATACCGATGAAATCGGCGAGGCGGCAGAGAGCAACCCGACCTATGAACCGGCGTCGACCACGCTCAAGGATCTGAAATCCCTTGTACCGGTGTCCAACCGTTTGCTGGAGCGCACCGAAGTGGCTGTGGCGCAGATGGTCCTGGACGACATGTTGAGCGCCATGGCGCTGAAACGTGACATTGCGGGCCTGCGCTATGACGGGACCGGGCTGTTGCCCAAAGGTGTGCGGCACTGGATCGAGCCAGAGAACTGGCTGGCCTCCGTCGATGCCTCGGGCGTGGCCGCGATCGATATGGCGCTGCGGGCGGTGGTTGACCGGGTCGAGGATGCGGACGTGCCCATGCTGAAACCCGGTTGGGTGATGCGCGCCAGTGCCAAGAACTTTCTGGCCTCGCTCAAGGATCAATACGGCAAGCCCTATTACCCGACAATTGATGAAAAAGGCATGCTCAAGGGGTATCCGATCTACACCACATCTCAGATCCCCAAGGATTTGGGTGTAGGCGGCGATGAAACCGAAATCACCTTTGGTGACTGGTCGGAGCTGATGATCGGTGAAGACGACCGCATCGTGATTTCTCAATCGCGCGAGGCGGCTTACCGCGACAGCAACGGCAACATGCAATCTGCTTTCCAGCAGGGCAAAACGCTGATCTTGGCGGTGACGGCCAATGACTTTGCGCCCGACCATTCCGAGGCCTTTGCCGGGTTCAACGCTCAAGGCTGGACGCTTGTCTGA